A single genomic interval of Phycisphaerae bacterium harbors:
- a CDS encoding DUF4175 family protein: MIRRRLLVYGACAVASGGIVSLLTIVTVDFLFTLPPLLRLLGGILFLAGFVLATMRWIVKPIAAPMELPRIAALLESRFSVLNDRLSSSVDFMDRTAGRPEGLMHQVVEDTDASLRSMPLESVLNPRPLLRQAALLLVTVIAISGVLTFAPTWLGTGVYRYIYPFGAIEWPRAVALRPLTGNRAVAVGDAAVLRVAVDRGLTDQLRAVVYLLDASGQIVAQAMQREHDNVFTSRVDAITRDLVYWFEAGDADTRRQASTIRVVQRPEIVDVLASVEPPPYAPASTMRFHDLRQGPVTAPIGGFVTVSVTAAKPIAEDMQRFPSGLRWESGELLPFELASDDRTEMAARFAVDADRVFSVELQDEYGFHNHGAADFTIRAVPDGPPNVNWSEPAGNVEVVPTAVLGLAARIEDDFGIRRVALIVESLSADARPSEIDLTEYTRTMTQPDGVLGSMRFNWSLAEYGVVAGQTLRCELAAWDNDPASSDVNVGHSPPLYVRIIATAEFESRVREEIVQVEEAVRQVANELRNDESDTESLAGRTSEGDLADSDRESARSLSRGAVRLGRRLREIARRVSSLHQRMEANQAGEPAMRKALSDVGRSLEQVESGSIALSAQALAQAAQESKAEQQTQELVRAVDAQRHAGQQLGQILRQLGEWGDFQSLVSNTRGLIDRQDRIRRETNALGEETLGKRREELEESQRQSLDRLAREQDSIGEDLARLLKRMKEVGESVSGSDPGAGAAIEDADRAARSEGLQDRIRRAKNALQENRTASAAMEQKSAADVLRRMADALESRRQRELEFLRKEARRAEEELRVIIEQQRDLRAATHEAGVMAAGDEVVNELAEDQARLRRNTDQLSTDFAAVRVLMSIAERVKDAVAPMSDAEARLEDRRIEEAPPAQDAAVTVLEEALAMTEEAAREAEQALLQKYLNEIKDDLQEIAAAQDAVHQKATALVETVREAEVVTRREARDAARLAREEAGVEELIASVLPDLEKVAVYHWAMERVSDWVGDCRQRLESRRLDDELLETSDRVLRELARLLAAIDQTQQMNTEEKFAEAEASGGGGQGGAAGSGKPIPTVAELLVLRAMQEDVNKRTRELEEKLTDREPTERLLRQVRALGEDQAQVRSLTERLTGKAGQP, translated from the coding sequence GGAGCTGCCCCGGATCGCGGCCCTCCTGGAGTCGCGCTTTTCCGTACTGAACGACCGTCTTTCGAGCAGCGTGGACTTCATGGACCGCACGGCCGGGCGTCCCGAGGGGCTGATGCACCAGGTCGTCGAGGACACGGACGCGTCGTTGCGCTCGATGCCGCTGGAGTCGGTCCTGAACCCGCGGCCGCTGCTTCGCCAGGCGGCTCTCCTGCTCGTCACTGTGATCGCAATCTCGGGGGTGCTGACGTTCGCACCAACTTGGCTGGGAACCGGCGTTTATCGTTACATCTATCCATTCGGCGCGATCGAGTGGCCTCGTGCCGTAGCGCTGCGTCCCTTGACGGGGAATCGCGCCGTGGCCGTTGGAGACGCGGCAGTTCTGCGGGTTGCCGTGGACCGGGGCCTTACCGATCAATTGCGCGCCGTGGTCTACCTGCTCGATGCCAGTGGGCAGATCGTGGCGCAGGCCATGCAACGAGAGCACGACAACGTCTTCACATCGCGGGTCGATGCAATCACCCGCGATCTGGTCTATTGGTTTGAGGCTGGTGATGCGGACACGCGGCGGCAGGCTTCCACGATTCGGGTCGTTCAACGTCCGGAGATCGTCGACGTGCTGGCATCCGTCGAACCACCGCCGTACGCGCCGGCCTCAACCATGCGATTCCACGATCTCCGCCAGGGTCCCGTCACGGCCCCAATCGGCGGTTTCGTCACGGTGTCGGTAACCGCGGCCAAGCCGATTGCCGAAGATATGCAGCGCTTTCCAAGTGGCTTGCGATGGGAAAGTGGCGAGTTGCTTCCCTTCGAACTGGCATCCGACGATCGGACGGAGATGGCCGCGCGATTTGCCGTGGACGCGGATCGGGTCTTCTCCGTCGAGCTGCAGGACGAATACGGTTTTCACAACCACGGCGCTGCGGACTTTACGATTCGCGCCGTGCCCGATGGCCCTCCCAATGTCAACTGGTCCGAACCCGCCGGCAATGTGGAGGTTGTTCCCACCGCCGTATTGGGTCTGGCGGCCAGGATCGAGGATGATTTCGGCATCCGCCGTGTTGCTTTGATCGTCGAAAGCCTGTCAGCTGATGCGCGCCCGTCCGAGATCGATTTGACCGAATACACCCGCACGATGACTCAGCCTGACGGTGTTCTCGGTTCCATGCGATTCAATTGGTCTCTCGCAGAATACGGTGTCGTTGCGGGGCAGACTCTTCGCTGCGAATTGGCCGCATGGGACAATGATCCAGCCTCGTCGGACGTCAACGTCGGGCATTCTCCGCCGCTGTACGTGCGAATCATCGCCACCGCCGAATTCGAATCGCGCGTTCGCGAGGAAATCGTGCAGGTCGAAGAGGCGGTACGTCAGGTCGCCAATGAGCTTCGCAACGACGAGTCCGACACGGAGAGCCTGGCCGGGCGGACTTCGGAGGGCGACCTGGCCGATTCGGATCGCGAGTCGGCACGAAGCCTGTCGCGTGGCGCGGTTCGGCTGGGTCGCAGGCTTCGTGAGATCGCCCGTCGCGTATCGAGCTTGCACCAGCGCATGGAGGCGAACCAGGCGGGTGAGCCGGCGATGCGCAAGGCGCTGTCTGATGTCGGACGCTCGCTCGAGCAGGTCGAGAGCGGTTCGATCGCGCTGTCGGCGCAGGCGTTGGCGCAGGCTGCGCAAGAGTCAAAGGCCGAGCAGCAGACGCAGGAGCTGGTGCGAGCCGTTGATGCGCAGCGACACGCGGGCCAGCAACTGGGGCAGATCCTTCGCCAGCTCGGCGAGTGGGGCGATTTCCAATCCCTGGTGTCGAACACACGCGGCCTGATTGATCGCCAGGACCGCATCCGCCGCGAGACCAATGCGCTCGGGGAAGAGACGCTGGGCAAACGTCGCGAAGAGCTTGAAGAATCCCAAAGACAGTCGCTGGATCGACTCGCCCGTGAGCAGGACAGCATCGGCGAAGATCTCGCTCGTCTGCTCAAGCGCATGAAGGAAGTTGGTGAATCGGTGAGTGGATCCGATCCCGGTGCCGGTGCGGCGATCGAGGATGCGGATCGTGCCGCCCGGTCGGAAGGGCTGCAAGACCGCATCCGGCGTGCGAAGAACGCACTCCAGGAGAACCGTACGGCGTCGGCGGCAATGGAACAGAAATCAGCGGCGGATGTGCTGCGACGAATGGCCGACGCGCTTGAATCGCGCCGGCAGCGCGAACTCGAATTCTTGCGCAAAGAGGCTCGCCGCGCCGAGGAGGAACTGCGCGTCATCATCGAGCAGCAGCGCGATCTTCGTGCGGCCACGCATGAGGCAGGGGTGATGGCGGCGGGGGACGAGGTCGTGAATGAACTGGCGGAGGATCAGGCGCGTCTGCGCCGTAACACCGATCAGCTCAGCACCGATTTTGCCGCGGTCCGCGTTTTGATGAGTATTGCCGAACGCGTGAAGGATGCGGTTGCCCCCATGTCAGATGCGGAGGCCCGCCTTGAAGATCGGCGCATCGAGGAGGCTCCGCCGGCCCAAGACGCCGCTGTGACGGTCCTCGAAGAGGCCCTCGCCATGACCGAGGAGGCTGCACGCGAAGCCGAACAGGCGTTGCTCCAGAAATACCTCAACGAGATCAAGGATGATCTTCAGGAGATTGCAGCCGCGCAGGATGCCGTTCATCAGAAGGCGACCGCCCTGGTCGAAACCGTGCGCGAGGCGGAAGTGGTGACGCGCCGGGAAGCGCGGGATGCCGCGCGCCTTGCTCGGGAAGAAGCCGGAGTCGAGGAGCTGATCGCCTCGGTGCTGCCGGATTTGGAGAAAGTTGCGGTCTATCATTGGGCGATGGAGCGTGTCTCCGACTGGGTTGGCGACTGCCGCCAGCGACTCGAGTCCCGTCGATTGGACGACGAACTGCTGGAAACGTCCGATCGCGTGCTCCGCGAATTGGCCCGGCTGCTGGCAGCCATCGACCAAACCCAGCAAATGAACACTGAGGAGAAATTCGCAGAAGCCGAGGCGTCAGGGGGCGGTGGGCAGGGCGGAGCGGCCGGCTCGGGAAAGCCGATACCTACTGTGGCGGAATTGCTCGTACTCCGTGCTATGCAGGAGGACGTGAACAAGCGTACGCGTGAACTGGAAGAGAAGCTCACCGACCGGGAGCCAACCGAACGGTTGCTTCGCCAGGTGCGCGCCTTGGGGGAGGACCAGGCGCAGGTGCGAAGCTTGACGGAAAGGCTCACCGGAAAAGCAGGGCAGCCGTAG
- a CDS encoding terpene cyclase/mutase family protein, translated as MRLSSIVIGSGSSDITALSRKGLPPNRHSRDHINPIQNETMMARSIPIVFRIVFQLAAGFFLVGLPSAVNARASSDDAPQTASASSGELTPQWRSDVDRGLAWLAANQADDGGYGAMSHYGPHVGLTGLSGLAFMADGNTPGRGRYGDNVSRCLSFILAHSSESGLLAAETSHGPMYGHGFATLFLAEIYGMSPREDLHEKLRKSVRLIVNTQNEEGGWRYQPVRADADISVTVCQIMALRAARNVGVYVDRGVIDRGVQYIRNSQNPDGGFRYMLGAGGSAFARSAGGVAALQYAGIYEGDEIYRGLQYLLRFTPPKEQNVGHYEYGHYYAAQAMFLAGDEYWSVWWPAIRQELLDRQEPEGLWRGQAGPEYGTAMALIILQIPNRLLPIFQK; from the coding sequence ATGAGGCTTTCCTCGATCGTTATCGGGAGTGGATCGAGCGATATTACCGCGCTCTCCAGGAAGGGGCTTCCACCCAACCGCCACAGCCGTGACCACATAAATCCCATTCAAAACGAGACCATGATGGCGAGGTCAATACCGATCGTCTTTCGAATCGTCTTTCAGTTGGCCGCGGGGTTCTTCCTCGTCGGATTACCAAGTGCAGTCAACGCACGCGCTTCATCGGATGACGCGCCCCAGACGGCAAGCGCTTCGTCGGGCGAGCTTACGCCGCAATGGCGCAGCGACGTGGATCGTGGTCTTGCGTGGCTCGCGGCTAATCAGGCCGACGACGGCGGTTACGGCGCGATGTCGCATTATGGACCTCACGTCGGACTTACCGGGCTGTCCGGGCTGGCTTTCATGGCCGACGGCAACACGCCGGGGCGCGGCCGATACGGCGATAACGTCTCCCGTTGTCTCTCATTCATCCTCGCGCACAGTTCGGAGAGCGGGCTGCTCGCCGCGGAGACCTCCCATGGCCCGATGTATGGCCACGGCTTCGCAACGCTCTTTCTTGCGGAAATTTATGGCATGAGTCCGCGCGAGGACCTCCACGAGAAACTCCGCAAGAGCGTGCGCCTGATCGTCAATACGCAAAACGAAGAAGGCGGATGGCGCTATCAGCCGGTTCGCGCCGATGCGGATATATCCGTGACGGTTTGCCAGATCATGGCGTTACGCGCGGCTCGAAATGTCGGGGTATATGTCGATCGCGGCGTCATTGATCGCGGTGTGCAATACATCCGCAACAGTCAGAATCCCGACGGTGGCTTTCGCTACATGCTGGGCGCGGGGGGATCGGCTTTCGCCCGCTCGGCAGGCGGCGTTGCGGCGCTCCAATATGCCGGCATTTACGAAGGCGACGAGATCTACCGCGGGCTCCAATACCTTCTTCGCTTCACACCTCCCAAGGAGCAGAACGTCGGGCACTATGAGTACGGCCATTACTATGCGGCGCAGGCCATGTTCCTCGCTGGCGACGAGTACTGGTCGGTCTGGTGGCCCGCGATCCGCCAGGAACTCCTCGATCGCCAGGAGCCGGAAGGACTCTGGCGCGGCCAAGCCGGGCCCGAATACGGGACAGCCATGGCCCTGATCATCCTTCAAATTCCCAACCGACTCCTGCCGATCTTTCAGAAGTAG
- a CDS encoding NPCBM/NEW2 domain-containing protein produces the protein MGVVAEILSRRRIWSLALAFAWSAPARGEVTVRTIDPVQVQGRLIRFTLNGHANLKLADGREVTIPTEEIVRISTSNSDQPPPVADAEFILAGGDHLYGRVVGRGVEAVEIESASAGTLRAPLEGLREIRLRPAISSRALGADVPDKQTTKETDDRIRLTNGDELRGLVVSVDSAGVTIEGPRGADSIPWSVIQFLRMSGLSTLRMPLPLAIVTTVHGERLTCRSLVWSEDNIEAEHVAGFRVSISAQRVARVDLIGGRWQWLGELEPVSFDHTPMLGISWPYRVNQNALGEPILVDGETYDRGIGVHSRTSLIYELKSEYREFVTALGLDDRSGPFADVSAYILVDGVRKYAETGLRPGRLIGPVRVDVRRANRIELIVDYGKNGDIQDRFNWVEAGLVRTAPGD, from the coding sequence ATGGGTGTCGTTGCGGAAATCCTGTCACGACGTCGAATCTGGTCCCTGGCCCTCGCGTTTGCCTGGAGCGCTCCTGCAAGAGGGGAAGTAACGGTACGGACCATCGATCCCGTTCAGGTCCAGGGCCGCTTGATTCGATTCACACTGAACGGCCACGCGAACCTCAAGCTTGCCGACGGCCGCGAGGTTACGATCCCCACTGAGGAAATAGTCCGCATTTCCACGTCAAACTCCGATCAGCCTCCGCCGGTTGCTGATGCGGAATTCATACTGGCGGGGGGGGACCATCTTTACGGGCGGGTCGTGGGGCGTGGCGTGGAAGCCGTCGAGATCGAGTCTGCCTCCGCCGGTACTCTCCGCGCGCCTCTGGAGGGGCTCCGCGAGATTCGGCTCCGCCCGGCGATTTCTTCACGGGCGTTGGGGGCGGACGTGCCAGATAAGCAAACAACGAAGGAGACGGATGACCGAATCCGCCTCACCAACGGAGACGAACTCCGTGGGTTGGTCGTGAGCGTCGACAGTGCAGGTGTGACGATCGAGGGGCCGCGCGGGGCGGACTCCATCCCCTGGTCCGTCATTCAGTTCCTGAGGATGAGCGGACTCAGCACGCTGCGAATGCCACTTCCGCTCGCCATCGTAACGACAGTACACGGCGAGCGATTGACTTGCCGGAGTCTGGTCTGGTCAGAGGATAACATTGAAGCTGAGCACGTCGCGGGCTTCAGGGTTTCCATTTCCGCGCAGCGGGTTGCTCGCGTTGATTTGATTGGCGGTCGATGGCAATGGCTCGGCGAGCTTGAACCCGTGAGCTTCGATCACACGCCAATGCTGGGGATTTCCTGGCCCTATCGAGTGAACCAAAACGCGCTCGGTGAGCCGATTCTCGTCGATGGCGAGACCTACGACCGCGGCATCGGCGTTCACAGCCGAACAAGCCTGATCTATGAGCTCAAATCCGAATACCGTGAATTCGTCACGGCGCTGGGCCTGGATGATCGGAGCGGGCCCTTTGCCGATGTCTCCGCCTACATTCTGGTCGACGGTGTTCGCAAATATGCTGAAACCGGGTTGCGGCCGGGGCGGCTCATCGGACCCGTACGCGTCGATGTCCGCCGCGCCAACCGCATCGAGCTGATCGTGGACTACGGCAAGAATGGTGACATCCAGGACCGCTTCAACTGGGTCGAGGCGGGCCTTGTGCGGACGGCCCCCGGCGACTGA
- a CDS encoding helix-turn-helix transcriptional regulator yields MAERPTLRFLAGLFHHRWNVPVLAELRRTDGAKFVTLARRLDVSHDSLTRTLGDLVERGWVLRNAGYGHPLRPEYVLVPQARQLAERCLLLTSVLGRLGILDVAMKKWSMPILFALGSGHRRFSQLRAAMADATPRALSLTLKGLQPPGLVQRFVEGNYPPSSIYELTSKGRELTPVLATFEVN; encoded by the coding sequence GTGGCCGAGCGCCCAACTTTGCGATTCCTTGCCGGCCTATTCCACCACAGGTGGAACGTACCCGTTCTGGCGGAGCTTCGGCGGACAGATGGAGCCAAGTTCGTCACGCTGGCCCGGCGTTTGGACGTGAGTCACGACTCTCTGACCCGAACCCTGGGTGATTTGGTGGAACGCGGCTGGGTCTTACGCAACGCAGGGTACGGGCACCCGCTCCGCCCCGAGTACGTCCTGGTGCCACAAGCGCGGCAGCTTGCGGAGCGGTGCCTACTGCTGACCAGCGTGCTCGGGCGTTTGGGAATCTTGGATGTGGCGATGAAGAAGTGGTCGATGCCGATCCTGTTTGCGCTGGGGTCAGGTCATCGCAGATTCTCGCAGCTTCGGGCGGCGATGGCGGACGCCACGCCGAGGGCTCTTTCGCTGACCTTGAAGGGGCTTCAGCCGCCCGGGCTCGTGCAACGCTTTGTGGAAGGAAACTACCCGCCGTCGAGTATCTATGAACTGACCTCGAAGGGCCGGGAGCTTACGCCCGTTCTCGCGACGTTTGAAGTGAATTGA
- a CDS encoding VOC family protein, whose amino-acid sequence MAADLGYDGGLTCSMHVTDLERSMRWYQDVLGFKLLYKVEEIAWCELATSVARVNVGLSQVQEAGGKGGATLTFGVKDIDATRKVVEGKGVRFDGPTMTIEGMVKLATFFDPDGNALMFYQSLQGEK is encoded by the coding sequence ATGGCTGCCGATCTGGGCTATGACGGCGGGCTGACCTGCTCGATGCACGTCACTGATCTGGAACGCTCCATGCGCTGGTATCAGGACGTGCTCGGCTTCAAGCTGCTCTACAAGGTCGAAGAAATCGCGTGGTGCGAGCTCGCAACGTCGGTTGCACGCGTGAACGTCGGCCTTTCGCAGGTTCAGGAGGCGGGGGGGAAGGGTGGGGCGACCCTCACTTTCGGCGTTAAGGATATCGATGCGACCCGGAAAGTCGTGGAGGGGAAGGGCGTTCGATTCGACGGCCCCACCATGACCATTGAGGGCATGGTCAAGCTCGCCACGTTTTTCGATCCCGATGGGAACGCCCTCATGTTCTATCAGAGTTTGCAGGGGGAGAAGTAA